The DNA sequence GGCGGCAAGCATGATCTGTTCGACCTGCGCCGGATCCGGCGTCATCCGGCTGCTGATACGGGCGCCGGTCTGCATCAGGAGGTCGTCGCGGCTGCTGAAGTAGTTCGACGCGGTGCCCAGCGGCACGCCGGCCCGGGCGTCCACGGCGCGGAAGGTGAGCCCGCGGGCGCCTTCGTGCGCGAGGACGTCGACCGCCGCGTCCGTGAGCATGACCCTGCGTTCGGGGTTCTTCGCCATCAGCGTTCTCCCTGCCCGTCCGGCTCGGAAAAGCGGCTTGCACAACCACTACATGTGAAGCACTATACGTGACGTGGTTGAGGTGCGGCGCCGAGCGGTCATGGGGTCGCGCCACCGGGCCGTCCGGCCCGTGCCCATCGACGGAACGGGGAACTCATGCGCAAGCTCACCTACTTCATCGCCTGCTCGATCGACGGCTTCATCGGGGATTCCCAGGGCGACGCCTCGGCGATGATGGCCTTCGTCAGCGAGGAGTTCCTCGGTTTCCTGAAGTCGGAGTACCCGGAGACCATCTCGTCGGAGGGCCGCGACATCCTCGGGTTGCACGACGCCGAGAACCAGCGCTTCGACACCGTGGTCCAGGGGCGGCGGAGCTATCAGCTGGCGTTGGACGCGGACATCACCAGCCCGTACGGCCACCTCCGGGAGATCGTCGCCTCCCGGACGCTCACGGAGTCCCCGCACCCGAACGTCGAGCTGATCGGGGAGGACCCGGTTGCCCGGATCAGGGAGCTCAAGGCCGAGGACAGCGAGCTGGACATCTGGCTCTGCGGCGGATCCCAGCTGGCGGGGCAGCTGCTCGACGAGATCGACGAGCTCGTGATCAAGACCTACCCGGTGGTGTACGGGGTCGGCATGCCGATGTTCGGGTCCGGTTCCGGGGTCACCGAGTTCACCCTTGAGGGAGTGCGGACCTTCGAGAACGGCGCACTGGTCCGCACGTACGGCCGCAAGCGCTGAGCCGCGGAAAACGGTTCGTCATGGGGCGCTCCGTCGGGTAGGGGTTGGACCATGACTTCTCTCGGCGAAGACCTGCTTCCCTCTACCCGGCGCGCTCTGTTGCACCGCATCGCTGTCGCGCAGCGCGACGGCCGCGCACCGTCCCTCGTGGCCGCGGTGCGCCGGGAGGGCCGTACGGCCTGGAGCGGGGCGCGCACGTGCGTCGAGGGGCATGCTCCCGACGCCGATACGCAGTACCGGATCGGTTCGATCACCAAGACGTTCACAGCCGTTCTGGTTCTGAGGCTGAGGGACGAGGGCCTGATCGACCTGGACGATCCTTTGGAGAAGCACCTTCCTGGCACGGCCGCGGGCGGGGTGACCGTCTTCCAATTGCTGGGCCACAGTGCGGGGCTGGGTGCCGAAGCGCCCGCCCCCTGGTGGGAGCGGACGTCCGGCAGCCTGCGGCCCGAGATCGCCGACGTGCTGGGCGACCGGCCGCAGAGGCACCCGGCCGGTCATCGCCATCACTACTCCAACCCTGGGTACACCCTGCTCGGGTCGCTGGTGGAGGCGGTACGCGGGGTCTCCTGGGAGGAGGCGCTGCGGCGGGAGATCCTGGAGCCGCTGGGCATGCACCGCACGACCAGCGGGCCCGTGGCGCCGCACGCGGGCGGCTGGGCCGTCCACCCCTGGGCCGACGTCATGCTGAGCGAACCCGCCGAGGACCTCGGGATCATGGCGTCCGCCGGTCAGCTCTGGTCCACCGCGGCGGACCTGCTGCGGTTCGCCGGCTTCCTGACCGAGGGCGACGACCGGGTCCTGTCGGCCTCCTCCGTGCGGGAGATGCGGAGGCCCGCCGCACCGGCCGAGACGGGCGGCAGCGGTTACGGTCTCGGGCTCCAGCTCGTCGGAGGCGAAGAACGCGTGCTCTTCGGGCATTCCGGATCGCTTCCCGGATTCGTCGCCGGCCTCTGGATCAGCGAGGAGGACGACGTGGCCGCGGTCGTTCTCGCCAATGTCACCTCGGGGCTGCCCGCCGCGATGGTGGCCGCCGAGCTCCTGGGGATCGTGGCCGAGGCCGAGCCGCGGATCCCGGCGCCCTGGCGTCCGCTGCCCGAGGTCGACGACGAGCTGCTCGCGTTGACCGGGATCTGGCACTGGGGAACCCACCCGGTCACGTTGAGGCTCACCGAAGACCGGGGCCTGCAGCTCACGCCGCTGGGAGGCAAGGGGCGCGGTGCGGCCTTCACGTACGGTCCGGACGGCTCGTGGACGGGCCAGAACGACTACTACGCGGGGGAGACCCTGCGCGTCGTACGCAAGGACGATGGCTCGGTGGACCACCTCGACCTCGGCTCGTTCGTCTTCACCCGGGAGCCGTACGAGGCGGGAGCGGCCGTGCCCGGAGGTGTGGACGCGGAGGGCTGGCGGGGGCTCGGCGGCTGATCTTCCGGCGGGCGGCGGGTGGGTGTTTCACGTGAAACACCCACCTGTCCGTGCTTTCAGAGGGCCAGCTTGAAGCCCACATGGCTGGCGGTGAAGCCGAGCCGCTCGTAGAAACGGTGCGCGTCCTCGCGGGTGACATCCGAGGTCAGCTGCACCAACTGGCAGTTCTGGCGGCGGGATTCGTCTACCGCCCACTGGATGAGCTGGGTGCCGAGGCCGCTGCCGCGTTCGTCGCCATGGATGCGGACACCCTCGATGATCGAGCGGGTCGCGCCGCGGCGGGAGAGCCCCGGGACGACGGTCAGCTGCAGTGTGCCGACGACTCGGTCCTCGCGCACGGCGACGACCATGTGCTGGTTCGGGTCGTCGGCCAGTCGCCGGAACGCCTCCCGGTACGGGGTGAGGTCGTCCGGGGACTCGCGCTGTGCCCCGAGAGGGTCGTCGGCGAGCATCGCGACCACCGCGGGCAGGTCGTCCAGGACGGCGGGTCGTATGGCGAGATCACTCATGATCGGCATCCTAGGACGGCCTCAGAGGATGTCTCGCCGATCCGGGACCTTCAGGCCCGGTCCGTCAGGCCGAGACCGTCAGGCCGGGTCCGTCAGGCCGAGACCGTCAGGCGGGGTCCGTCAGGCGGGATCCGTCAGGCCGGGACCTTCAGCTCTTCGACCGCTCTGACCAGAGGAGCGAGCTCCGGGTTCTCCGCCGCCTCGTCCAGGGCCGCACGCAGAGCGTTGTCGTTCGTCGGCCGGGCGGCTTCCAGCAGCGTGAGCCCGGCCTCGGTGACGTCGGTGTAGATGCCCCGGCGGTCGGTGTCGCACAGGTAGCGGGTCAGCAGCCCACGGTCCTCGAGCCGGGTGACGAGCCGGGTGGTGGCGCTCTGGCTGAGGACGACGGCGTCGGCGACCTGCTTCATCTGGAGATGTCCGCCGGTGCCGTTGTGCTGCCGGCTCAACACGTCGAGCAGGGAGTACTCGCGTGCGCTGAGTCCGTGGCCGGCCTGGAGCGCTCGTTCGATCCGGGCCTCGATCTTCCCGTGGAGCAGCGAGAGGGCGCACCAGCTCTGGGCGATGGCGGTCAGGGCGGGGTCGGTCGCTGTCATGTCTCTCTCCTCCGTGACGGGAGCTGCGTGACTCCAGGGTAGGGGACGTCTGCAATAGCCCGCGCTTGCAATTAGCCAGCGTCTGCAATTATTGTGGACGCCCGTAAGGCGCAGACGCAATCTCAGGAAAGGTGACACCCATGCCGCTCGCGCTCCTCGCCCTCGCCATCGGGGCATTCGGGATCGGAACGACCGAGTTCGTGATCATGGGGTTGCTCCCCGAGGTCGCCGGTGACTTCCAGGTCTCCATCCCGACCGCAGGCTTCCTGGTGACCGGCTACGCGCTCGGTGTGGTCCTCGGCGCCCCGCTGATGACACTGCTCGGCACCCGTGTCACCCGTAAGCGCATGCTGATGCTCCTCATGGGGCTGTTCATCGTGGGCAACGTGGTGTCCGCGCTCGCCCCCGTCTTCGGCGTCATGCTCGCCGGACGCGTGATCGCCTCCCTCGCGCACGGCGCCTTCTTCGGCATCGGCTCGGTGGTCGCGGCCGATCTGGTCGCCCCGCAGAAGAAGGCCGGGGCCATCGCCATGATGTTCACCGGGCTCACCGTCGCCAACGTCGTCGGCGTTCCGCTCGGCACGTTCATCGGGCAGACCGCGGGCTGGCGGACCACGTTTCTCCTCGTCGCCGTTCTCGGCGTCGTGGGACTGCTCGGCGTCGCGAAGCTCGTGCCGGACCGGCCCGGGCCGGAAGGCGTGCGCATCCGCCACGAGCTGGCCGCGTTCCGCAACGTCCAGGTCCTGCTGGCGATGGCCATGACCGTCCTGGGCTTCGGCGGGGTCTTCGCCGCGATCACCTACATCACCCCGATGATGACCGAGGTCGCCGGCTACTCGGCCTCGTCCGTCACCTGGCTGCTCGTCCTCTTCGGCCTCGGCATGGTGGCGGGCAACCTGATCGGCGGCAGGTTCGCCGATCGCCATCTGATGCCCATGCTGTACGTCTCGCTCGGCGCGCTCGCCGTGGTCCTCGGCCTGTTCACCGTGACCGCCCACAACAAGATCTCCGCAGCCGTCACCGTCGTTCTGATCGGCGCGCTGGGTTTCGCGACCGTGCCTCCGCTGCAGAAGCGGGTCCTCGACCAGGCGGCGGGTGCGCCGACACTGGCCTCCGCGGTCAACATCGGTGCCTTCAACCTCGGCAACGCCCTCTCCGCATGGCTGGGCGGTCTCGTGATCGCGGCCGGCCTCGGCTACACCGCCCCCAACTGGGTCGGTGCCGCTCTCGCCGCGTCGGCCCTGGTCCTGGCGGTGTTCTCGAGCCTGCTGGAGCGCCGGGGGACCGGCAAGTACCGGATCGTCGCCGGGAGCGGTCCCGAACCGGCCGCCGTGGCGGCGACCCGGCACTGAGCCGGCCGTCGCCCCCGGGAGCCCGCATCGCGAGGCGTCCGCACCGTGCTCGTGGCGGTGCGGAGCGGACGCCTCGCGTCAGCCCGTCGCGAGAGTGAGCGGGGCGAACCTGCGGGCGGCGTCGCCGGGCAGGTCCGGGATGCCGTACGTCATCACCGTGGTCCCGGGGCGGGGCTCCAGCCCGCTTTCCACCAGCCAGCCGAGCAGTTCCTTGTGCCGGGCGTCGACATCGGCCCGCAGCGGCCGGTCCGTCGTGGCGGCCAGGGCCGCGACAAGGGCCTGCGCGGTGACCGTGTCCTGGGCGATCAGTGGCCCGACCACCTCGGTCTGCCCGCTCGGCCAGAGCGCCGCGTAGCCGATCAGCACGCCGTGCTCCTCGGCGACCTGGAGCCGGTCGGAGAAGACGGGGAGCCGGGCGAGCAGATGCGTCCGGTCGGCGCCGAACACGGGGAGGTCGAGCCGGACCAACGCCTGCACGTCGTCCGCCGCGGCCGGGCGCGTGGTCACGGACGAGCGAGAGGACGAGAGCGCGGCCGGGCGAGAGGCCGGGCGAGAGGCCGAAGGGGGTCCGTCAGGGGCGCCCGATCCGAAACGGCCGGCGACGCGTTCGGCCCGGCCCACGGCGGAGAAGCCGAGGTCCTCGTAGAGCGGCTGTCCCAGCTCGGTGGCGTACAGGGCGAGCGGGGTGTCCCCCACGGCCTCCATCACGTGCCGCATGAGCCGGCGGGCGAGCCCCCGCCGTGCGTAGCGCTCGGCCACGAGCAGCATGCCGACCGCGGTGAGGTCGGATCCGTACGGCATGGTCAGACAGGTGGCCGCCAGGCCCTTGCCGTCCGGGGCGTCGATCCCGTACCCGGTGCCGGCCGAGAGGAGCAGACTCCACCGGTGTTCGTCGCGCGGCCAGCCGCGGTCCTCGCAGAGATCGGCGCAGGGGACCAGGTCTCCCCGGTCCAGGCGTCGGATCGGCAGGTCGACGAGGGAGAGGGGTGATGGGCTGTGCATGGGGTCAGGCTGTCCGACGGGATGATCGCGCGTCCACCGATTTCGCGGAACTGGCCGAGACCCGCAGCCGCCTGCCGCGCCGGGTGAGCCCCCAGGGCTTGAGCACCGAGACCGCGGTGATGAAGAGATAGGTGGCCGTGGCCACCGACGGCGCGATCACGAGGTCGATGTCCACCGCTCCCTCGGCGACCGCGGCGTTGATGCCGGGGCGCAGGGAGAAGATCGACAGGCCCGCCGTCACCAGGGTCAGCCAGAACTTGGTCCACACCCAGCGGTGCCGGGCCAGGCCCCACGGAGTGCCCAGCGACAGCACCAAGCCGCTCACCAGGGCGAGCAGAGCCACGGGGGCCACCAGCCAGTCCCCGTAGATCTTCATGGACCGCATGGCGGCGTCCGCGGTGGCCGGATCCCCGGTGGTGAACGCGGCGACGCCGAGCGTCAGCAGGCCGACAGTCAGGCCGAGCCAGCTGACGGAGACGGCGACATGGGCGACGAGGATGCCTCGGCGTAGGGGGCGCTTGAGTGGTTTCACGTGAAACACGATGCCGAGCGGGGCTCCCCGGGGCGTCCGGCAGCGGGAGTATCCACGGGTACCCGCTGAGGAGTACGTCCCCCGGCAGGACCGGGGCGCCTGCCCGCCGCGGGGGGTGTCAGCCCAGGTCGGGGGCGTGCAGCGCCCGTACGCCTTCGATGTTGCCGTCGAGGTAGTGCCGCAGGGACAGCGGAACGAGGTGCACGGCCGCGATCCCGACCCGGCTGAACGGCACCCGGACGATCTCGTACTCCCCGGAGGGCTCGTCGATCTCCGGGCCGTGCCGCAGGGAGACGTCCATCGACGCCAGTCGGCAGACGAAGAAGTGCTGGACCTTCACTCCCGTCACACCACCGTCCGCGATGTGCTCCACGGTGTCGACGAAGCACGGGACCACGTCGACGATCTTGGCGCCCAGCTCCTCGGCGACCTCGCGGTGCAGTGCCTCGACGACGGTGGCGTCCTCCGGCTCGACCCCGCCGCCGGGCGTGAGCCAGTACGGATCGACTCCCGGCTTCGTGCGCTTGATGAGGATGAGGTCGTCGCCGTCGAGCAGGACGGCGCGTGCGGTGCGCTTGACCACAGGACGTTCGGTCATGGCAAGAGAGTGGCCCGTGGAGGGCCCTCTGAAACTCCCCCGGCCTACCGGACCGCCGTGTCCAGCGCCTGTTCGACATCGGCGAGCAGATCCTCGGGGTCCTCAGCGCCGACCGAGAAGCGGATGAAGCCCTCCGCCACGGCGTCGCCGCCCCAGCGGCCCCGGCGCTCCGCGGTGGACCGGACACCGCCGAAGCTCGTCGCGTCGTCGACCAGGCGCAGCGCGGACAGGAACTGCTCCGCGGTCTCCCGGTCGGCCAGCTCGAAGGACACCACGGATCCGAAGCGCCGCATCTGGCGCCCCGCGACCACGTGTGACGGGTCGGCGGGCAGCCCTGGATACCGCAGCCCGGTGACCTCCGTCCGCTTCGTCAGTGCCTCGGCGAGAGCGAGGGCGGTGGCGCACTGGCGGTCGATGCGCAGCGGGAGGGTGGCCAGCGAGCGGTGCGCGAGCCAGGCCTCCATCGGCCCCGGAATCGCCCCGACGACCTTGCGCCACCGTCGTACGTCCGCCGTCAGCCGGGGATCGCGGCAGGTCACGTGGCCGAGCAGGATGTCGCCGTGCCCGGTCATGCCCTTGGTGTCGCTGGCGACAGAGAAATCGGCGCCCAGCTCCAGCGGGCGCTGGCCGATCGGGGTGGCCAGGGTGTTGTCGACGGCGACCAGCGCGCCCGCCGCGTGCGCGGCCTCGACCAGTCGCCGGATGTCGCAGACGTCCAGGCCCGGGTTGGACGGGCTCTCGATCCAGAGCAGCTTCGCCCCGGTCAGCAGGGCCAGCTGGGCATCGCCGACGGTCGGGGCGGTCCGGACCTCGACCCCGTACGCCTCCAGTTGCTCCCGTACGAGCGGCAGCGCCTGGTAGCCGTCGTCGGGCAGGACCACGGTGTCGCCCGAGCGGACCTGGGAGAGCAGCACCGCGGTGATCGCCGCCATGCCCGAGGCGAACACGGTCGTGCCCACCTCCTCACCCGGGGCCTCCAGCTCACTGATGGCCCGCTCCAGGTGGGTCCAGGTCGGGTTGGTATCCCGGCCGTAGGTGTACGGACCCGTCGGTTCGCCGGAGAGGTGGTAGTGCGCGGCGAAGACCGGGCCGGGCAGGGTGGGTTCGAACTGCTCCGGTTCGGGAAGCCCGGCGCGTACCGCGCGCGTTCCGTCGCCCATGGTGCTCATGCCTGCTCCTCCGCTGTTCTCCCGGTGGTGGACCGGTGTCCCCGCACTCTTCCAGAGGCCCCCGGAGCGGCTGTCCCCGGAGGTCCGGAATCCCGGATGCCGGGATCAGTTCTCGTCGGGCAGGACGACATTGAGCGCCCAGGACACGACCGAGATGATCAGTCCGCCGAGCACCGCCGTCCAGAACCCCTCGACGTGGAAGCTGAGATCGAACACGCCGGCCAGCCAGGAGGTCAGCATCAGCATCAGGGCGTTGACCACCAGGGTGATCAACCCCAGCGTCAGAATGAACAAGGGGAACGTCAGCAGCTGGACCACCGGCTTCACCAGGAAGTTCACCAGGCCGAAGATCAGCGCGACCAGGATCAGGGTGAGGGCCTTGCGGCCCGTGCTGCCGCCCTCCAGCGTGATGTTGCCGATGAGCCAGATGGCAACGGCCAGCGCCCCCGCGTTGGCGATCGTCTTGACTACGAAATTCTTCATGTGTCTGATCGTGGCAGACAGGACCGGTGGTGGACACCGGCAGCACAGGCACAGCCGACAGCGTGGGTACAAGGGGCGGGACGGACCATGAAGGCATTCAGACTGGACGAGCTGGAGGCGGAGCGGGCCGCCAACGACGGCGCCTACCTGCAGTTCGTGCGGGAGCGCAATATGTCGGTCGGCCTGTACGCCCTGGACGCGGGAGAACTCGATCCGCAACAGCCGCACCGGCAGGACGAGGTCTACTTCGTCGTCAGCGGGCGGGCGTCGATCACGGTGGGCACGGAGACGACCCAGGTCGGCAGGGGAAGCGTCGTCTACGTGCCCGCGGGCGTGGCCCACAAGTTCCACCACATCACCGAGGACCTGAGAGTGATGGTCGTCTTCTCGCCGCCCGAGAGCTGAGCCACCTCCCCCGGGGAATCCGGGTGGGGGCCGCCCCGGGGATCCCTAGGGGTTCGATCAGGGGTCTTCAAGGGCTGCCCGGCCCCCGCGGAGGGCCTGGGCGCCTTTAGCATCGAGGCAAGGACCAGGAGAGTTGAGGTAGAGGAGATGGCCGTGCGGGAGATATTCGCGGGAATGCCCTGGTGGGTGAAGTGGATCGCGGTGCCCGTCGTTGCGATCTTCGTGTTCGGCGGCCTGATCGCCAGCGTGGTCGGCTTCGTGATCAGCCTGCTCTTCAAGGCGCTGGTCTTCGTCGTCCTGGTCGGCGGGCTGATCTTCGTCGTCCGCAAGTTCATGTCGTCCTCGTCCTCACGGGGCGACTGGTAGTCGACGGAACGCGGGCCGGCGCGGGGGCCGGCCCGTTCCGTCCGGGCCCGTTCGGATCGTTCGGATCGGGCCGGCGGGACCGTCCCCATCGGGCCCGCAGAGCGAGGCACGGTCAGCTCGGGCGCGGGAGGATTAGCCCAGCAGAGCTAAGTCCCGGAGGAAACCACCCGTCTGCCGCAGGCGGCCGATACAGTGACATATCACTGCCGCCATCCGGAATGTGACCTTCCGTCACCACATCGATCGCCTGATCGGTCCTGGGTACGACAGTCCGGTCGTTGGCCTTCGATCGCCGGCGCCCGGACCGGTCCTCGCCGGTCACGGGCCGGATCTCCGGTCCTCTCCGGCGCTCGGGATCGCGGCAGGCCCGTGGGGGCGGCCCCCATGGGAGGGCCGACGGCCCGTCACCATGCCTGGGGGTGGCCCTTGACCACGGCATCGAGCACCGCTGTCCCGACGTTGATCGGTTCGGTTCAGCGGGCGTTGAGGCTGCTGGAGGCTGTGGGCACCCATCGGGACGGGGCGCCCGCCAAGCAACTGGCACGTGAGGCGGGGCTTCCGCTCCCGACCGCGTACCACTTGCTGCGCACCCTCACCCACGAGGGGTATCTGCGCCGTGAGAACGGTGTCTTCCTCTTCGGCGCTGCCGCCGAGAACCTCACCGCCGCCCCCGGGGTCAGGGGCCGCCCACGCCCCGCCTCCGTCGCCGATTCCCTCGGACACTGGCGGGACGTCATCGGAGCCCCCGTGTACTGCGCCGTCTACTGCGACGGCGAGATCGACCTCATCGCGGTCGCGGACGCTCCCGACACCCCGGCGGTGGAGGAATGGGCCTCGTTCCGGGAGACCGCCCACGCGCACGCCATCGGTCAGTGTCTGCTCGCCCAACTCGACGAGAGGGCCCGCGAGGACCACCTCGACCGGCATCCCGTGCGCCCCCTCACCCGTTACTCAGTGCGAGATCGCGCCACGCTTCTGGAACGGTTGCGCACCCTCCGACGAGGTGAACCGGTCATCGAACGCCAGGAGTACGCACTGGGGACCGTGTGCGCCGCGATTCCCGTCACGGCCGGTGCCACCATTGCGGCGATGGCCATTTCCGTACCCCTGGACCGGGAAGATCAGTTGCTGCCCGCAGTCGAACAGCTACGTGGCGAAGTCGCCAGCCTCTTGCGTTCGTTCGTGTTCTCTATCAGTATCTGAAAAATCACTCCTTGTGATCTGCTATCGCGTGCACCACGATGGCGTCAATAGGGCCATGGGGGATCATTCCTGGCCAGTTTCATCTACTGCGGGGTTGAACGATGCGCGAGTCGGTTCAAGCAGAGGTCATGATGAGCTTCCTCGTCTCCGAGGAGCTCTCGTTCCGTATTCCGGTGGAGCTCCGGTACGAGGTCGGCGATCCGTACGCCATCCGGATGACGTTCCACTTGCCCGGCGATGCCCCTGTGACCTGGGCATTCGGCCGCGAACTGCTGCTGGACGGGCTCAACAGCCCGAGCGGCGACGGAGATGTGCACATCGGTCCGACCGAGCCCGAGGGCCTCGGCGATGTGCACATCCGGCTTCAGGTCGGCGCGGACCGTGCGCTGTTCCGGGCGGGGACGGCGCCGCTGGTGGCGTTTCTCGACCGGACGGACAAGCTCGTGCCGCTCGGTCAGGAACACACGCTGGGTGACTTCGACGGGAACCTGGAGGATGCGCTGGGCCGCATCCTCGCCGAGGAGCAGAACGCGGGCTGACCGGGCGCGCACTCCGATGCCCCGTCATCCTGTCTTACGACGACGGCCCCGACCCGTCCGCGCGGGTGCGGCCGTAGCCGCCTGTTCGCCGCCGGACCCCGGACGGTCCGCGGAGACGACCAGCGCGGCGAGGACCGTGGTCACCGGCACCGAGGCGACCAGACCGATCGAGCCGACCAGCGTGCGGACGATCTCCTCGGCGACCAGCTCGCTGTTGGCCACCGTCCCCACACTGCTCTGGGCGATGGAGAAGAGCAGCAGCAGCGGCAACGCCGCGCCCGCGTACGCCAGCACCAGGGTGTTGACCACCGAGGCGATGTGGTCCCTTCCGATGCGGATACCTGCCCGGTACAGACCCTTCCAACCCATCCGCGGGTCCGCCTGGTGCAGTTCCCAGACGGCGGAGGTCTGGGTGACCGTCACATCGTCGAGCACCCCGAGCGAACCGATGATGACGCCGGCCAGCAGCAGCCCGCTCATATCGATGTCCGGGTAGAGGCCGTGGATGAGGCCGGTGTTGTCGTCGGTGTTGCCGCTCAGGCTCGCCCAGCCGATGAACAGGGAGCCCAGCAGCCCGATCAGCAGCAGCGAGATCAGTGTGCCGACGACCGCGACCGACGTACGGGCCGTCACCCCGTGGCACAGATAGAGGGCCGCCAGCATGATCGCGCTGGCCCCGATCACCGCCACGACCAGCGGGTTCGAACCCTGCAGGATCGCCGGCAGGATGAACAGGGTCAGCACGGTGAACGACACGGCCAGCGCCACCAGCGCCATCACGCCGCGCATCCTGCCCACCAGGACCACCGCCAGCGCGAAGATCCCGGCCAGGACCGCCATCGGGATCTTCCGGTCCACGTCGGTCACGGAGTACTGGAGGTCGCGCGGCGCGTCGGGGGCGTACGCCACGACCACGCCCTGACCCTCCTTGAGCTGTCGGGGCGCGTCCGGCTGGACCACCTCGACGAACTTCCGGCCGGTGTCGTCGCCGCTGGTCACCTCGATGGTGGCCTTCGCGCACTCCCCCTCCTGTTCGTTGACGGCCTCCCGGCCCGAGGGCGTGGAGGTGTCGCCGGTCGGGGGCACCTGCGCGGCGTTGACGTCCGCG is a window from the Streptomyces sp. MMBL 11-1 genome containing:
- a CDS encoding cupin domain-containing protein → MKAFRLDELEAERAANDGAYLQFVRERNMSVGLYALDAGELDPQQPHRQDEVYFVVSGRASITVGTETTQVGRGSVVYVPAGVAHKFHHITEDLRVMVVFSPPES
- a CDS encoding MarR family winged helix-turn-helix transcriptional regulator; translation: MTATDPALTAIAQSWCALSLLHGKIEARIERALQAGHGLSAREYSLLDVLSRQHNGTGGHLQMKQVADAVVLSQSATTRLVTRLEDRGLLTRYLCDTDRRGIYTDVTEAGLTLLEAARPTNDNALRAALDEAAENPELAPLVRAVEELKVPA
- a CDS encoding GNAT family N-acetyltransferase, which codes for MSDLAIRPAVLDDLPAVVAMLADDPLGAQRESPDDLTPYREAFRRLADDPNQHMVVAVREDRVVGTLQLTVVPGLSRRGATRSIIEGVRIHGDERGSGLGTQLIQWAVDESRRQNCQLVQLTSDVTREDAHRFYERLGFTASHVGFKLAL
- a CDS encoding MFS transporter; this encodes MPLALLALAIGAFGIGTTEFVIMGLLPEVAGDFQVSIPTAGFLVTGYALGVVLGAPLMTLLGTRVTRKRMLMLLMGLFIVGNVVSALAPVFGVMLAGRVIASLAHGAFFGIGSVVAADLVAPQKKAGAIAMMFTGLTVANVVGVPLGTFIGQTAGWRTTFLLVAVLGVVGLLGVAKLVPDRPGPEGVRIRHELAAFRNVQVLLAMAMTVLGFGGVFAAITYITPMMTEVAGYSASSVTWLLVLFGLGMVAGNLIGGRFADRHLMPMLYVSLGALAVVLGLFTVTAHNKISAAVTVVLIGALGFATVPPLQKRVLDQAAGAPTLASAVNIGAFNLGNALSAWLGGLVIAAGLGYTAPNWVGAALAASALVLAVFSSLLERRGTGKYRIVAGSGPEPAAVAATRH
- a CDS encoding DUF2269 domain-containing protein, which produces MKPLKRPLRRGILVAHVAVSVSWLGLTVGLLTLGVAAFTTGDPATADAAMRSMKIYGDWLVAPVALLALVSGLVLSLGTPWGLARHRWVWTKFWLTLVTAGLSIFSLRPGINAAVAEGAVDIDLVIAPSVATATYLFITAVSVLKPWGLTRRGRRLRVSASSAKSVDARSSRRTA
- a CDS encoding serine hydrolase domain-containing protein, producing MTSLGEDLLPSTRRALLHRIAVAQRDGRAPSLVAAVRREGRTAWSGARTCVEGHAPDADTQYRIGSITKTFTAVLVLRLRDEGLIDLDDPLEKHLPGTAAGGVTVFQLLGHSAGLGAEAPAPWWERTSGSLRPEIADVLGDRPQRHPAGHRHHYSNPGYTLLGSLVEAVRGVSWEEALRREILEPLGMHRTTSGPVAPHAGGWAVHPWADVMLSEPAEDLGIMASAGQLWSTAADLLRFAGFLTEGDDRVLSASSVREMRRPAAPAETGGSGYGLGLQLVGGEERVLFGHSGSLPGFVAGLWISEEDDVAAVVLANVTSGLPAAMVAAELLGIVAEAEPRIPAPWRPLPEVDDELLALTGIWHWGTHPVTLRLTEDRGLQLTPLGGKGRGAAFTYGPDGSWTGQNDYYAGETLRVVRKDDGSVDHLDLGSFVFTREPYEAGAAVPGGVDAEGWRGLGG
- a CDS encoding GNAT family N-acetyltransferase produces the protein MHSPSPLSLVDLPIRRLDRGDLVPCADLCEDRGWPRDEHRWSLLLSAGTGYGIDAPDGKGLAATCLTMPYGSDLTAVGMLLVAERYARRGLARRLMRHVMEAVGDTPLALYATELGQPLYEDLGFSAVGRAERVAGRFGSGAPDGPPSASRPASRPAALSSSRSSVTTRPAAADDVQALVRLDLPVFGADRTHLLARLPVFSDRLQVAEEHGVLIGYAALWPSGQTEVVGPLIAQDTVTAQALVAALAATTDRPLRADVDARHKELLGWLVESGLEPRPGTTVMTYGIPDLPGDAARRFAPLTLATG
- a CDS encoding dihydrofolate reductase family protein; the protein is MRKLTYFIACSIDGFIGDSQGDASAMMAFVSEEFLGFLKSEYPETISSEGRDILGLHDAENQRFDTVVQGRRSYQLALDADITSPYGHLREIVASRTLTESPHPNVELIGEDPVARIRELKAEDSELDIWLCGGSQLAGQLLDEIDELVIKTYPVVYGVGMPMFGSGSGVTEFTLEGVRTFENGALVRTYGRKR
- a CDS encoding NUDIX domain-containing protein, with amino-acid sequence MTERPVVKRTARAVLLDGDDLILIKRTKPGVDPYWLTPGGGVEPEDATVVEALHREVAEELGAKIVDVVPCFVDTVEHIADGGVTGVKVQHFFVCRLASMDVSLRHGPEIDEPSGEYEIVRVPFSRVGIAAVHLVPLSLRHYLDGNIEGVRALHAPDLG
- a CDS encoding IclR family transcriptional regulator, producing the protein MTTASSTAVPTLIGSVQRALRLLEAVGTHRDGAPAKQLAREAGLPLPTAYHLLRTLTHEGYLRRENGVFLFGAAAENLTAAPGVRGRPRPASVADSLGHWRDVIGAPVYCAVYCDGEIDLIAVADAPDTPAVEEWASFRETAHAHAIGQCLLAQLDERAREDHLDRHPVRPLTRYSVRDRATLLERLRTLRRGEPVIERQEYALGTVCAAIPVTAGATIAAMAISVPLDREDQLLPAVEQLRGEVASLLRSFVFSISI
- a CDS encoding DUF5326 family protein, with the translated sequence MREIFAGMPWWVKWIAVPVVAIFVFGGLIASVVGFVISLLFKALVFVVLVGGLIFVVRKFMSSSSSRGDW
- a CDS encoding cystathionine gamma-lyase is translated as MSTMGDGTRAVRAGLPEPEQFEPTLPGPVFAAHYHLSGEPTGPYTYGRDTNPTWTHLERAISELEAPGEEVGTTVFASGMAAITAVLLSQVRSGDTVVLPDDGYQALPLVREQLEAYGVEVRTAPTVGDAQLALLTGAKLLWIESPSNPGLDVCDIRRLVEAAHAAGALVAVDNTLATPIGQRPLELGADFSVASDTKGMTGHGDILLGHVTCRDPRLTADVRRWRKVVGAIPGPMEAWLAHRSLATLPLRIDRQCATALALAEALTKRTEVTGLRYPGLPADPSHVVAGRQMRRFGSVVSFELADRETAEQFLSALRLVDDATSFGGVRSTAERRGRWGGDAVAEGFIRFSVGAEDPEDLLADVEQALDTAVR
- a CDS encoding phage holin family protein; protein product: MKNFVVKTIANAGALAVAIWLIGNITLEGGSTGRKALTLILVALIFGLVNFLVKPVVQLLTFPLFILTLGLITLVVNALMLMLTSWLAGVFDLSFHVEGFWTAVLGGLIISVVSWALNVVLPDEN